A region from the Palaemon carinicauda isolate YSFRI2023 chromosome 9, ASM3689809v2, whole genome shotgun sequence genome encodes:
- the LOC137647309 gene encoding uncharacterized protein — translation MVNWKIVILTFSVLVKHGVSAGLPHTTDGREDANDISTEAATQNSVEESFEEGSGLGEGEGLFPLDSTSGDNLLVSDEESVYNTDYVEDSEDYEEQDFSNEADNYNSTEMSVSNNTFAMVNGTDGGDALTDVYLEQFNIESKESVGNNCLSDEKFNFTEDGEIERAEEFSRYIEAYGDDFDSNSGDDEIRAPTKMRDKKISKRRDFLYDNFTMDESNETSNFNASYGISIQGNASQTGDENELTKNIKAPKIILKKSEFEEMSMPSERPIAGATGKSLKTDRIEIETPMSPNLEILADSGEDIKHRKSREIDDYEDVMGNLSLPTSANQERPSTADYPKNSGDDCNKKKESEDGVPVKVMHEHISKKSKHIILDLTTSGKNNAEKWSSMLNGTNCKTPLSESDSLSSVTVLMDSSTGSQSVINNKSPDGTSIIIIDLIDSSENNSSEIEVDETEDFNKDHAKLDPESTPSLVTPDYSQNLTKEQENSDSLVSQAVESYENGSNSHLQTENCFIFAERDLRQIIPRTVFETIASTPNRVDLIITENSVEPLNNSQPDSPGDFSIFYNKKGYYTICTLLEERELLLAFTEIKRNGSANEKSKDVFHFHVPENQNCLIFSAKDIKKIIPETILERATTSPNGLNLVFTENSVAPSTYLQPNSRSDFSISLHSSDHYTICTLLSERELLMAFTSIEGKHIPDENVSDIHSADDTETKNCFIFMASNMNKIIPKSILEKVASSQTGLDLVFNGNSVEQLNSSQPFSLGNFSISVYSPEYYNICTFLTERELLLSLTSITGDDNVDEQANAISTTSPPETRKCFIFAVRYLIEILPTTILDEVASTPDGVDLVFSESSVEPLANSQEDSQADFSLYFTSPHSYTVCTLLTEKQLLMAFTSIKDKQNVEADVDESNDTSVKEVKNCFIFTIRDIQKIIPEAMLRNIKSAPDEMDFVFTDNSVEPLSNLHTSRGDFSVAIHSAHYYKVCTFLNEGKLLMAFSSRKRKQNKYGNYVPSDSKSTPSKAENCFIFGGKDVRQIVPLSILEKVDSSSSRVNLVFSQNLVEPQSYLVPFSQGDFSLSSYEGDYYSICTILNKEDLLKAFGSIKGKTHGGCSEYHTPQLVEIMDPRRVNGNLSSSLLQGKDNETLPNAKSKIKDGTEDDEKRFPELSNSSQKDDDLDDRVDRKCNITSDNDDSFDRSKNPKPTLDEEFTRLGQPGQPICSGNKDPEKTEVGCHNDANQVGKVYVFPILIMPLKPYEDPLIFGRESEYDDSYEKSRLVMHSGNGNAISNQFGNGFTLSPISGFAYPSVRYDWLSEPSNNKRFENGPILSSLNAQSRGERAISVWNNYINNPNDLGNDLSSVWGRNSGNLFKGTGKGHAQTGMKQNGVQTGSWDIADSSRMGLIHRPYPEVYPYIFKNRLHYPRQDVENLPDIQFVPGWKDSQKMEKFRSKSKCRKYPCKESEQEGRKNSFVQLGKIVSGMSHKETSDNGYRNNNLQFINKYNGEYNLDVISDKTMSTENYTYGIDDQYAHDSHEGFENQVRVMSRAEANVQPSPINENVVNADNYLQQSPVISGDNEVLQIATEEGETYNEELSSNRQLSLMDISENLGNRPIMPDRPVNVYASRTPQTYKSNTPENQAIQRRLKSREINTKREISSSDGQTYAVYSNDEETSKIGLGNINGQTTEFDQSYKPIPGKGNVGLKNFDYGWYDSYDPLYSEESSIGVETSQPSSSDFIYLKTEPETSAVYREGGLPYPYIIE, via the coding sequence AAGAGCTGAAGAATTTAGTCGTTATATTGAAGCTTATGGTGATGATTTTGACTCTAATAGCGGCGACGATGAGATAAGGGCACCGACTAAAATGAGGGACAAGAAGATTTCAAAAAGGAGAGATTTTTTGTATGATAATTTCACAATGGACGAAAGCAATGAAACTTCAAATTTCAATGCGTCTTATGGTATCAGTATCCAAGGCAATGCAAGTCAAACAGGGGATGAAAATGAGTTAACCAAAAATATCAAAGCTCCGAAAATAATACTGAAAAAGAGTGAATTTGAAGAGATGTCCATGCCAAGCGAACGACCAATAGCTGGTGCAACTGGAAAATCATTGAAGACTGACAGAATAGAGATTGAAACACCAATGAGTCCCAACCTGGAAATTTTGGCTGACTCTGGGGAGGACATAAAACACAGGAAGTCAAGAGAGATAGATGATTATGAAGACGTGATGGGAAATCTTTCGTTGCCTACATCAGCAAATCAAGAACGCCCATCAACTGCGGATTACCCAAAGAATTCCGGGGATGActgcaataaaaagaaagaatCGGAAGATGGTGTTCCTGTCAAAGTAATGCATGAACACATTTCTAAAAAATCTAAGCATATAATTTTAGACCTAACCACTTCTGGAAAAAACAATGCAGAGAAATGGTCTTCAATGTTAAATGGAACAAACTGTAAAACGCCTCTGTCTGAATCAGATAGTTTATCATCTGTAACTGTCCTGATGGATTCCTCCACTGGAAGCCAGTCAGTTATAAATAACAAAAGCCCGGATGGGACTAGCATAATTATAATTGATTTAATTGATTCAAGTGAGAATAATTCATCTGAAATTGAGGTGGATGAAACTGAGGATTTTAACAAGGACCACGCAAAACTTGATCCGGAGAGCACTCCATCACTGGTCACACCAGATTATTCACAAAACTTGACAAAGGAACAAGAAAACTCTGATTCTTTGGTATCACAAGCCGTAGAAAGTTATGAAAATGGGAGTAACAGCCATCTCCAAACTGAAAACTGTTTTATTTTTGCAGAAAGAGATTTACGACAAATTATTCCTAGGACAGTATTTGAAACCATTGCTTCCACTCCTAATCGTGTAGATTTGATAATCACTGAAAATTCTGTGGAACCTTTGAATAATTCACAGCCTGACTCTCCTggtgatttttcaattttttataataaaaaaggctACTATACTATATGCACTCTTCTagaagagagagaattattattggcattcacagaaattaaaagaaatgggAGTGCCAATGAGAAAAGTAAAGACGTTTTTCACTTCCATGTCCCGGAAAACCAAAATTGTTTAATATTTTCagcaaaagatataaaaaagatcATCCCAGAAACAATTCTAGAAAGAGCAACCACCTCTCCAAATGGGCTGAATCTGGTGTTCACTGAGAATTCAGTTGCACCTTCGACCTATTTGCAGCCTAATTCCCGGTCTGACTTTTCCATCTCCCTTCATTCATCAGACCACTATACCATTTGTACACTTTTATCAGAAAGAGAATTATTAATGGCTTTCACTTCTATAGAGGGGAAACATATTCCTGATGAAAATGTGTCTGACATTCATTCTGCAGACGATACAGAAACCAAGAATTGCTTCATTTTTATGGCAAGTAACATGAACAAAATTATACCAAAGAGTATATTGGAGAAAGTGGCCTCCTCTCAGACTGGCTTAGATTTGGTTTTTAATGGGAATTCTGTGGAACAATTAAATTCTTCACAACCTTTTTCTCTGGGTAATTTTTCAATCTCTGTCTATTCCCCagaatattataatatatgtacatttttaacAGAAAGAGAATTATTATTGTCTTTGACATCAATAACAGGTGACGACAATGTTGATGAACAGGCCAATGCTATCTCTACTACATCCCCACCAGAAActaggaaatgttttatttttgctgTAAGATATCTGATAGAAATTTTACCGACCACCATTCTTGATGAGGTGGCATCTACGCCAGATGGGGTAGATTTGGTATTTTCTGAGAGTTCAGTTGAACCTTTAGCCAACTCACAGGAAGACTCTCAAGCCGATTTTTCACTCTACTTTACCTCGCcacactcatatactgtatgtaccctTTTAACAGAAAAACAATTGTTAATGGCTTTTACATCAATAAAAGATAAACAGAATGTGGAGGCAGATGTCGACGAGAGTAATGACACAAGTGTAAAAGAAGTcaagaattgttttatttttacaataagaGACATACAAAAAATCATACCAGAGGCAATGCTTAGAAACATTAAATCGGCACCAGATGAAATGGATTTTGTTTTCACTGACAATTCAGTTGAACCTCTGTCTAATCTACACACTTCTCGTGGTGATTTTTCAGTAGCcatacactcggcacactattatAAAGTTTGCACTTTCTTAAATGAAGGTAAATTATTAATGGCTTTCAGCTcaagaaaaagaaaacagaataaatACGGAAATTATGTTCCTAGTGATTCCAAAAGTACACCATCAAAAGCTGAGAACTGTTTTATCTTTGGAGGGAAAGATGTGAGACAAATTGTACCGCTGTCAATTCTCGAGAAAGTGGATAGTTCTTCGAGTAGAGTGAATTTAGTTTTTTCTCAGAATTTAGTTGAACCACAGTCTTATCTTGTGCCATTTTCCCAAGGAGATTTTTCATTGTCTTCATATGAAGGGGACTATTATTCTATATGTACCATTCTAAACAAAGAAGATTTATTAAAAGCATTTGGTTCAATTAAAGGTAAAACTCACGGAGGTTGCTCTGAATATCACACACCACAACTTGTGGAAATCATGGACCCAAGAAGAGTTAATGGTAATCTAAGTTCTTCTCTCTTACAGGGTAAAGATAATGAGACATTACCTAATGCTAAGAGCAAAATAAAGGATGGGACAGAAGACGACGAAAAAAGATTTCCTGAGCTGTCGAATAGTAGCCAAAAGGATGACGATCTAGATGATAGAGTTGACAGAAAGTGTAATATAACTAGTGATAATGATGATTCCTTTGATCGTTCAAAGAATCCAAAACCTACTTTAGATGAGGAGTTTACTAGGTTAGGCCAACCAGGCCAACCTATTTGCTCGGGGAATAAAGACCCAGAGAAAACAGAAGTTGGTTGCCATAATGATGCTAATCAAGTGGGGAAGGTTTATGTATTTCCTATTCTAATAATGCCACTAAAACCCTATGAAGATCCATTAATTTTCGGAAGAGAGAGTGAATATGACGATTCTTATGAAAAATCTAGATTGGTGATGCATTCTGGGAATGGAAATGCCATAAGTAATCAGTTTGGCAATGGATTCACCCTGTCTCCTATCAGCGGGTTTGCATATCCATCGGTAAGATATGATTGGCTATCTGAACCAAGTAATAACAAAAGATTTGAAAATGGTCCTATTTTGTCTTCACTGAATGCTCAGTCACGCGGCGAGAGAGCCATCAGTGTTTGGAACAACTATATTAATAATCCTAATGATTTGGGGAATGATCTAAGTTCTGTTTGGGGAAGGAATAGTGGAAATCTCTTTAAAGGAACGGGGAAAGGTCATGCACAAACAGGAATGAAACAGAATGGAGTGCAAACTGGATCATGGGATATTGCAGATTCATCAAGAATGGGTCTTATTCATAGACCCTATCCCGAAGTCTACCCTTACATTTTTAAAAATCGACTGCATTATCCACGACAGGATGTCGAGAATTTGCCCGACATCCAGTTTGTTCCAGGATGGAAAGATTctcaaaaaatggaaaaatttcgTTCAAAATCCAAGTGTCGAAAATATCCTTGTAAAGAGTCGGAACAAGAAGGCAGGAAAAATAGCTTTGTGCAGCTAGGTAAAATAGTCTCTGGTATGAGTCACAAGGAAACTAGTGATAATGGATATAGGAATAATAATTtgcaatttataaataaatataacggTGAATACAATCTAGACGTCATTAGTGATAAAACTATGAGTACTGAAAACTATACCTATGGAATTGATGACCAATATGCTCATGACAGTCATGAAGGATTTGAGAATCAAGTCAGAGTAATGAGCAGAGCAGAAGCGAATGTTCAACCAAGCCCCATAAATGAAAATGTGGTAAATGCTGATAATTATTTGCAACAAAGCCCAGTTATCAGTGGAGACAATGAGGTTTTGCAGATCGCTACAGAGGAAGGAGAAACTTACAACGAAGAATTGTCCAGTAACAGACAACTTTCATTGATGGATATCTCCGAAAATTTAGGAAATAGGCCAATTATGCCTGATAGACCAGTAAACGTGTATGCTAGCCGTACACCTCAAACTTATAAATCCAATACTCCTGAAAACCAAGCCATTCAAAGAAGACTGAAGTCAAGAGAAATTAATACAAAACGAGAAATTTCCAGTAGTGATGGACAAACATATGCTGTTTATTCGAATGACGAGGAAACTTCCAAGATAGGACTTGGAAATATCAATGGACAGACTACAGAATTTGACCAAAGTTATAAACCCATTCCAGGAAAAGGGAATGTTGGTCTAAAAAATTTTGACTATGGATGGTATGACAGTTACGACCCTCTATATTCTGAAGAAAGTAGTATAGGAGTGGAAACCTCTCAACCTAGTTCAtcagattttatatatttaaagactGAGCCTGAAACGTCTGCTGTTTACAGAGAGGGTGGATTGCCGTATCCATACATCATAGAATAA